Proteins from a genomic interval of Asterias rubens chromosome 16, eAstRub1.3, whole genome shotgun sequence:
- the LOC117300962 gene encoding angiopoietin-1 receptor-like, translating to MNGYENSVVGQLSVSLDCHGNTAQANEHKNTENVASSSANIYEEVGPVPWASSWIIPWSSLVFKKVLGNGHYGEIRKGVVKLQDKVTKLAAITHLEENASAFDTEKFMEEFRAMSTIGKHANIVSILGACLKKDVWYVAWQYLPKGNIHSFLRSNQDKEMTKVSPANLFQFALDVAKGMQHIAESGFVHSELSSRNIVLNNDMVAMVTGIGLSKSADIYVETSEVWDPCRCWALESLTNKTFTTMSDVWSFGVVVWEIKSLGQTPYASTESQDLLSMLTTGYRLAKPRKCSDEMYNLMLRCWQKDPNKRPNFDQILVGLTTMSRKHKK from the exons ATG AATGGGTACGAGAACAGCGTCGTTGGGCAGCTGAGTGTATCACTGGATTGCCATGGAAACACTGCACAAGCAAATGAGCACAAGAATACTGAAAACGTAGCAAGTAGTTCGGCAAATATCTACGAGGAAGTTGGTCCAGTACCCTGGGCTAGCAGCTGGATAATTCCATGGAGCAGTTTGGTTTTCAAGAAGGTCTTGGGCAATGGACACTATGGGGAAATACGCAAAGGTGTAGTGAAGCTACAAGATAAGGTCACTAAGTTAGCAGCGATTACTCACCTTGAAG AAAATGCTTCAGCATTTGACACCGAGAAATTCATGGAAGAGTTTCGAGCAATGTCTACTATTGGTAAACACGCAAATATTGTGAGCATTCTGGGAGCCTGTCTGAAAAAGG ACGTGTGGTATGTTGCCTGGCAATATCTACCAAAAGGTAACATACACTCCTTCTTAAGAAGCAACCAGGACAAAGAAATGACCAAGGTGTCTCCAGCGAATCTGTTCCAGTTTGCTCTGGATGTTGCTAAAGGGATGCAACACATTGCTGAATCCGGG TTTGTTCACAGCGAATTGTCATCGAGGAACATCGTCCTCAATAATGACATGGTTGCCATGGTTACTGGGATTGGACTGTCAAAATCAGCCGATATTTACGTCGAGACTTCTGAG GTATGGGATCCTTGTCGCTGTTGGGCCCTGGAGTCACTGACTAACAAGACATTCACTACAATGAGTGATGT GTGGTCGTTTGGAGTTGTCGTCTGGGAAATAAAATCTCTGG GTCAGACCCCATACGCTAGCACTGAATCACAGGATCTACTATCGATGTTGACGACTGGTTACCGTTTGGCTAAACCAAGGAAGTGTTCTGATGAAAT GTATAACCTGATGCTACGATGCTGGCAGAAAGATCCGAACAAACGACCAAACTTTGACCAAATTCTTGTAGGTCTGACAACGATGAGTCGAAAGcacaagaaataa